The Pelodiscus sinensis isolate JC-2024 chromosome 6, ASM4963464v1, whole genome shotgun sequence genome has a segment encoding these proteins:
- the LOC112545671 gene encoding uncharacterized protein LOC112545671, whose amino-acid sequence MKGPLLSLLRPCRAPPRLLPVSGSLWGRVHAAAASRAYGVQVGNATRPLGRYPVPKKKDLPYDIVELMEEVEMKSGFLPNVFSVMAHRPAEFRAFFAYYNAIMNKERGGLSKADKELIVVATSIVNRCPYCVIAHGALHRIYSKKPALADQVVVNWKLAELSAREQAMLEFAVAVSHADNITEEHFQKLAAQGFDREDAWDIGMIASFFAMSNRIAHFTDLRPNEEFYTMGRIPRDKEKAETP is encoded by the exons CCTCGGCTGCTCCCTGTgtccgggagcctgtggggaAGGGTGCACGCGGCAGCCGCAAGCCGTGCATACGGGGTGCAGGTGGGGAATGCCACGAGGCCACTGGGGCGCTACCCAGTCCCCAAGAAGAAAGACCTGCCGTACGACATCGTGGAGCTCATGGAAGAAGTAGAGATGAAG AGTGGATTCTTGCCCAATGTGTTCAGCGTGATGGCTCATCGGCCTGCGGAGTTCCGCGCGTTCTTCGCGTACTACAACGCCATCATGAACAAAGAGAGAG GAGGACTCAGCAAGGCAGACAAAGAACTTATTGTTGTGGCTACAAGCATTGTTAACAGATGTCCCTACTGTGTAATTGCACACGGTGCTTTACATCGGATATATTCTAAAAAGCCAGCTTTGGCTGATCAG GTAGTTGTGAACTGGAAACTGGCTGAGCTAAGTGCTCGGGAGCAGGCAATGCTGGAGTTTGCTGTTGCAGTCAGTCACGCTGATAACATAACCGAAGAGCACTTCCAGAAGCTAGCAGCGCAGGGTTTTGACCGTGAAGATGCCTGGGATATAGGCATGATTGCCTCCTTTTTTGCCATGTCTAATCGTATAGCTCACTTTACTGACCTGCGTCCAAATGAAGAATTCTACACCATGGGCAGAATACCTCGGGACAAAGAAAAGGCAGAAACTCCATAA